The genomic stretch aagaaaaaataaaagctTTAACGAACTATTAATTGATGTGAAAAACCATGCTTACAATGCACACAATTAGGGAAGAAAAACATACCAACAACTATTTTTAAAGGTAAActgataaatatattactCATACCAATAGCTAGATTAACGAACATTAGGAAAGATATGCATAGTTCATCCGCttctataaaaaaagaatcaaATACATCAAAACTTCCCATACCAGACCATAAGATTAACCAAAATGTCTTGAAAAACAGTCATCCAACTTCTTCCAATACCCAATTactaaaaaatttaccagATCTAATTCAATCTCCAAACAGATTAGAGAGCAGCTGTATAGGTCAACTATTAGCAAAATCAATAGCATTACAATTAAAACCAATGAATGATAATACATCTATATCAACAGTTGCATTTAATAGATTACTAACTCTAGTagatttacaattaaaCGACATGATATATCAATTAGCAAGATTATCCATTACACAAAGGAGGTTAACAATTGCAAGTAATGACTTATCCCTATGGTTGAGATCTTTCAACCTGAATCCTTCAGATTTAACTCTGTATTTGGAAGAATCAAACTTCAtaaaatctaaatttaataaagattatAATTTACTGTATGAATTGCTGAGAGACTACAATACAGAAACTAAccataatttcaaaaatccTAATTACTCTACTtcagatttattaaataataagtctTCCGAATCTTCGTCCTCAAGGATCGTGCCACCTTCGAATACTATTTTAAGGTCTATGCCAGAATGGCTTCCAAGTTTACCACCCGATCATACGTATAAGTTTACTCCGTTATATAATGAGCCAATTACAGATGAAACagtaatgaaaaaaatattagtaaACGAAGGTAAATTGGCTGAATCTGCATTAATTAAGCTATTAGAAGCCTCCACAACATCagaaattaattcattacCAACTCCAGAAACAGACAGAGAAAATGATCTTGAACAGAATATCAATATTGATACCAACACTAACGGTAATTCGATGACACTAAAGTCAGTGagtgaaaatgaaaaaactAACACGAATGAAAGATTAAATGATGAACTTTTAGCCCAAGATGAAACTAAAGCGATTTATGGCTCAGCTTTACAAGtaagaaaaatcaaaaaacGATTTGAACTGATGATTGACCCGAAAGCAGAAACACAATTATCTGAAGAATTTGTTTATCCCTCAACTTTCAATGTTGAAGAGTATGCGCGTAAACAAGTCCAAAAAATTAGAGAACAggttttattttatgaagaaaaacaattacaaGCACAGAAAAATCCTTTTTGGAAATACTCAAAAATGATAGTTGGACCCTCTCAATTCCACCACGGACcacatcatcatcatcatcatcatcatcaccacCACCGTCGctattcaaattcttctacTTCCTCAGTCTCTTCTTCACCATCACCTGGCTTATTTGGAGGAGTTAGtaaaaaacaaatcaaCCATGATATTCAACAAATGTTTAACAGGtcattgaataatttaataaactcTCTACCGAACCTAGCGAAAGAGAAAGCTAGTGCTCGTGAAATTGCTGAAAATGaaagagaaaagaaagTACAAGAAATGcttaaaaagaaacaaaaggAATTGAATGAGAAACAATCAAGTGCTGGTGCATTAGATTTACATGACCTTCAAAAGGAAAATGATGGTTTATTTGCAGACCTCGGAAGTAGTGATGATGACGAAAGTTCCACAAGACACCAAAACACATCTGATAAAACTCAAGAGACACACAGTCCCAAATTATCTCAAAATGAAGATCAGCatgctaataataatgaaacgCAAGAAATAGTCAAACATGTATTAGAGCATAACCATAACAACGAAACTCAAGAAATAGTCAACCatgaaataaaagaaaatcatAAGAACGGAACTCAAGATATAGCCATTAACGAAACTGAACAAGATCATAACAACAGTGCtcaagaaattgaaaacagTGAAACCGGCATCAATGCTGCTATTACTTCTACTTCCACTTTACCAGGCTCTATAGCATCACCACCAACTATATCTGAGCAAAGGGCTCCTCATACTTCCGCTGTTCTAACAACTAATGATGATGTAACTGAGGGAACTTCGAAAGATGACTCTAGTCAAGTAGAAATAAAACCATCTGAAGGTGTGGCTTCACctgaaaattaaatatctGAACTTCACCAGCTTTCTCGAAACTTcaagtaatatttttgcttCGATTACTCGATCGCCTCTCtatttccttttttattttgccTCCTTTTGCTTACTTCAAGACCTAAACGTCAACCTATTCTCATCTCCACTAAAACTTTCAGGAAACTGGATCGGCCTTTCCCGAGAGGGGACCGAAAATCGAAAATGCGGaataccaaaaaaaatgtaataaatatttaaaataaacaatgAACAGAAGCTGAACAGTTTATTGAAAGTAATTTCTAGATAGATCATTTCGAAGTATAAGAATTGTGTTTTAAACATATCAAGAAAGTTGcataaataaaacataaAAGCAATGTCTACTCCGGTCTTATCGCCTGCTGACTTGCCTTTTCCAATTACTATTGATCAGCTTATCACCCCCATTGGTTCACATGTAGAAAAAGGTCAACGATTATTTGCTTATAAATTTTGGTATATGGTTGAGATCGCTCAGTCTccagataataatgatcCAACCTCAGAGAACTCCAGCGACCTAAGTGGGAACAATTCTGATAGTAACGAAAATGGCAACAATGCTAGTcatcaaaagaaaagtatTAGAGAATCCatagaattttttgaatcCCCTTTTGAAGGTGATCTAATTGGCTGGAATGTAGATAAGGGAGATGAAATTATATCTGAAAATCAATTACTCTGTGACATTAAGAGACCTTGTAACCATGATATTGTATATGCGGGAATATGTACCCAATGCGGCAAAGAAGTTGATGATTCTGACATAATGGATGCAAGCTTATCAATATCACATACAGatacaaatttaaaaattagcCGAAAGGAAGCACGAGATATTGACCAATCCAGTATGAGcagattgaaaaaaataaaaaaattaatccTTGTGGTAGACTTGGATCAAACCGTGATCCACTGTGGTGTCGATCCAACAATTGGAGAGTGGAAAAACGATCCTaaaaatccaaattatGAAACATTAAAAGATGTTAGATCTTTTTCCTTAGATGAAGAACCAATTTTACCACCTTCTTACATGGGCCCAAGGCCGCCAGTTAGAAAATGTTGGTATTACGTTAAAGTTAGACCAGGcttaaaagaattttttgcTAAAATCGCCCCTTTATATGAAATGCACATTTACACCATGGCTACACGAGCTTATGCTTTAGAAATTGCCAAAATTATTGACCCGGATGGCTCCCTATTTGGAAGTAGAATTCTTTCTCGTGATGAAAATGGCTCTTTGACTCAAAAATCTTTAGAACGCTTATTTCCAACAGACCAATCAATGGTCATCATTATTGATGATAGAGGTGATGTTTGGAACTGGTGTAATAATCTGATAAAAGTTATTCCATACAATTTCTTCGTTGGCATCGGTgatattaattcaaatttcttACCAAGACAACAGAGCACAATGCTACAATTAGGTATACGATCtcataaaaagaaaaatactaATGAAACTTTAAATAGTGAGGATGACAAGTCTGATTCTACTCTAAGTGTTCATGAGAAAGATAAAACggaagaattattaacagATATAATGGACACCGAAaagaaattacaaaaaaagataGATGAAGAAGTTAGAAGACAGGAAAAAAAGCtaattaaagatgaaatgCCAAAGCGGAAAAGTATTTCAGATGAGTCTAGCAATAATGAACTGTCCAAAAAGATTGAATTTTCAGCTTCTTTAGAAgtacaacaacaaaataGACCATTAGCAACATTGCAAAGACATAGACAAAACCAAAGACTACtaattgatgatgatgatgagcTATTTTATCTCAAAGATATTCTAACTGAGGTCCATGACACGTTTTATGAACaattagatgaagataaaaatgaatctGTGAGCATTCAAACATTAATGCCTCGCCTGAaattttctgtttttaGTGGTTATAATTTTGTGTTTTCAGGTTTAATTCCTTTGGGAACCGACATTAGAAGGGCAGATATTGTATTGTGGACTAATATGTTTGGTGCAAATTCAACTGCAGATATCGATGAGAATACGACTCATGTAATCACGAAAACTGCTGGTACATATAAGGCTCGTTTGGCAAAGGCATTTAACCCTGAAATTAAGGTTGTCCATCCAGACTGGATATTTGAATGTCTTGTCTCTTGGAAAAGAATGCCCGAGAAACCATACGAATTAATCATAGAACAACCTGCATCAGAAGAAGAACTAGAagaatttaagaaaaaattagaacTTAAGAATGAACTATTAGAAAAACGTGAAATGGAAACTGAGGCACAGTTTGAAGCTTTAAACACGAGAGATCCTGCGATTGATTTATTTGCAAGTGGCACTTCTTGGCTAAATGACgacgatgatgatattcCAATATCAGATTCAGACTCTAGCATTGAATCTGACACTgagaaaaatgaagaagattaCGAGCCAAACTTATCAGATGGTAAGAGGTCATTTAAGGAAGAATCGACAGATCAAAtgagaaataataaaaaattaaaaattttggaTGAAAGTGAATCTGAAGTTAAAAAGAACGAAGAGCAGGAAGACACAGACTTGGAAGAAGAACTGTTGAATGCTTTGGATgattttgatgatgatgatgaaggggataaaaacaattaagATAATAGCAGCATTAACTTTAGTTAATTACTTGACgttttaataaatagtaCTTATTAGTTTTGGTTTTTCTGAATTTTTGTTCTTTCTTTATTgtatttacattttttttcttgcgATTTTTTAACGCTTTGTAACATTATTTCAATGCACTTTATAAATTTGACTTCCCTTCATTATATATACtcaattataatatatacctAGATTACaatattcattaaagaactatttatttttttttagcaaaataaagaaaactATGTgtataaagaaaaaatgtattataaaaatcgtaggtataattaaattttaggAGTAAGTATTTCCCTAAAGAATAGAAAACTGAATGATGAATTGTCTAGTGAAGAAAGAAAACTAATATTAGCTTGACTCAATGTCTGTCTGCTTATTCTCCtctaatgataatactCTATCTTTCCAAAGGCATTCAATCATATAACCGCCACTGACGCAGACTGCAAGCCCGGCTAAACCGATGGCAAAGTAAATGGCAGCTCTGTAGCCGTTTAACAAATCTTTACCATGAGAATTATGCTTCATTTCAACAGTACCAGCCATACCTAAGCAAATTGAAGtagaataattaataacGGTATTAACTAACGAACCAGCCATACCCTGATATTGCATTGGTAATGAATCACTTAAAATGATAGAAGATGCAGGAAAGGAGAAGTCCATACctaatggtaataaaaaCATACAGCCTAGCATATTTCTGAAAAAAGTTTGGTTAACTGGAGTAGCagcaaatataatattaccACCTAAGAATCCCATCATTGAacaacaaaacaaaacagaaggtttgatttttttaatggtCAACCCACAGACTATTGCCACAGTTGAGCCAGAAATAacgaaaataaaataagatGACCCTGCCCAAAGTGGACTATAGTGTctcaaattcaattcaaacgaaaaataataaaatgtcCAAATACCGAATGAACCCCAACCACAGaacaaagaaaatagaATCATTAACATACCACGATTTGAAGATATAGCTTTTGGAATTAAAGGTGTTTTTGCATACTTTACTTCATAAACTACAAATATAACCAACGCACAAAATGATAAAACCAAAAGGACAATAATGTAAGCACTTTGCCATCCAACTATTGGTGCTTGgttaaaaacaaaatttaaaataattaatccAAAAACACCTAGCACAGATCCAAGCCAATCCATTTTTAGGCCATGAATATTAGTTGGGATACTATTTGGGATACAATACCAGGATATAATCAAATTtacaaatgaaattaatccAAAAGCATAAAAACTCCAAGGCCAATTGCTTTTATCATACTTCACCGTAAGACCTGCAAACAACCCCCCTAAAGTAGCACCTGTTGGAGACATTGCTCCAATTATACttataatcatattttttctgAAACATCCAGGTCTATAAATTGTTCCAATCAAACCAATCATGTTTGGTAATGCAAATGCTAAGCCTAGACCTTGGAAAGCTCTGGctgtaataaaaaaagcatCGTTATGTGCGTAAGAAGATAGCCCACATATAATTGACCATACAgttgtaataatataacCTCCtagtaaaattttttttaatccaTATATGTCCCCTAGTCTACCACTtactaaaataaaagacCCTAGTGCTAATGGGAAAGAGGACATCAACCATGCTTGCCTCGAGCTAGTAGAATCTAGTTCTTTAGCTAATACATTCATTATGGATAAAGTCTGTGTTAAACCAGCTTGACTTAGCAGCTGACCTATCATTCCTGAGAAGATAAATCCAAATtcttgatatttatttttaaaataatcagGATTTTGATAGCTTGAGGATTCGTCATTATCGGCGGTATCAGTTGATAGAACTTGTGTAAGAGAAGAATTTAGTGATGATCTTGAgtctatattttttaaactttgTTGTTCCGGATTTTTGcaatcttcattattagtataATTGATCTCATTTATTGTATTATCAGATGGATTTTCTTCCATAGAAAACATTTCAATGCATTGAGAACTAATCAAACTTGTATTAAAGGTAacttgctttttttttgatccTCAAACTCATTTGTTTTGTCACTTGTCTTACTCAAGATACTTTgctgttttattttattaaggatcctcatttttattaaaaataaattgttttaattataaaaagtCTAGTTTATACAGATTTATGAATAGTTTTTatgatataaaaaaatgtaagGGGAAACATAAGTAGTTCAACATTTATCTCATCATTAATTCAGCTTTACTTCTTCCCCttatatattcaattatttaattattttgaaaatcatTTTACTACACTCGTtcgatttttttataaatattatttaattagttaattatctaaatttcAAGTTATTAAGATTGTTTGCTAACGATTTGATAATCTGAGCATATAAGCTTCGTACCTTGGCTGGCTACGTAAGCTTCCAAtagatattattactgtcatcttttgaataatacTCTCTTAATTTCCGTGgatttttgattatttcCGTGGACTAACACTGAAACAGAAAATGCTAGATATAGGCCCCTCATCTCTGAGAGGAATTCTTACCAAAATAAAAGAGGAGAATTTGCCTTGAACAAAGGCACACAATATTTATGGGTAGTTAGTTGCCTACCACTACGGACTTTTCAAGTGTAGACGCGTCTTCCTCAAGGTGATTTGCTGCTGTTTCTTAgtaatttgatttatctTCTAGTAATCCTTTAAAAAACAGGCATTTACTTCGTTAAGCCAATAATTGTTGCGGCGCAAGAATGTGAGGAGGTGCAGCCACACTCTTGGTGGCGAGCATTTGATTGGAATTGTTATCAGCAAGTTTTACTAACATAGACATCGATACAGACCAGTATTTACgtgtttattttttacgCGTCATGAATTTCAAGTACCAAGAATGTTTTATCCTAATATGGTATCTGGAGACATAGTGAAAAAATAACTGTACGGTTAATGCAgcctttttttattgacgTGTTCCTAAAAAAGTAagttattttaatttcagaTTCATAGttacttttattaaacCCCGATTTTTTAGTTGAATTAATTAGTCTAAACAGTAGTCTAAACAGTCTATAAATGCTTGCTCTATATGACCTCAAAACGGAAGTCGttatatacatataatGAACACCTAGtagaatatttatagaaaataatttcagaTTCAAACTTACCCAATAAGATATTAagggaaaaaatatattaacaTTCAGCATCAGTTGAATAGGTTTCTAGATGTTTTGGTTTGTTTGTACTTTTAGAGTTCTCTCTTATagtaattaaattaataaccATATAGATGCCACTTACAATTATGCCTAGACCTGCTAAAGCATCGGCAAATATCATGGCATTACGATACCCTTTCAGAATATTCTGGCCATTATCATTGTGATACGCTTCTACTGATCCAGCCATACCCAAGCAAATAGATGTAGAATAGTTAGTAATCGTATAAACTAAGGATCCAGCCATACCTTGGTATTGAATAGGTAATGCATCGCTTAGGATGATTGATGCAGCTGGGAAAGAGAGATCAATGCCAATTGGAAGAACAAACATAATCCCGAGaatattttggaaatatGATTGGTGAATTGGTGTGACAGTGAGCATAACGCATCCCCCCATAAACCCAATCATGGAAATGTACAGGATAACTGAAGGTGGGACTTTCTTCATCATGAATCCGCATAATGTAGCAATGGCACATCCGGAgacaataaaaatgaagtaTGAGCCTCCCGCCCAAGCAGCAGTATATCCTCTAACATTTAAAACGAATGAGAAATAATAGAATGTCCAAGTTCCGAATGCACCCCATCCACAAAATAAGGCAAATAGAATCATTAACATACCACGATTTGAAGATATAGCTTTTGGAATTAAAGGTGTTTTTGCATACTTTACTTCATAAACTACAAATATAACCAACGCACAAAATGATAAAACCAAAAGGACAATAATGTAAGCACTTTGCCATCCAACTATTGGTGCTTGATTGAAgacaaaatttaatattaataagcCAAAAATCCCTAGAATTGCTCCAATCCAATCCATAGAAAGattgtatatatttgttggaatattatttggaatAGAATACCAGCTTAGAATCATATTACAAAACGAAACAATTCCGAAGGAATAAAAACTCCAAGGCCATTGTTTGGGATCCTTAGTTCCAATAATTCCAGCAAATAACCCTCCTAATGTTGCTCCAATTGGGGACATTGCACCTAGTGTACCaattatcatattttttttcattgaaCCTGGCTCATAAATAACTCCAATTAATCCTAATGAATTAGGTAATACAAAAGCTAATCCAAGACCCTGAAATGCTCTTGAGGTGATAAAAAATGCGTCGTTATGTgaataagaagaaaatcCACATATTAAAGACCAAATAGTTAAAATTGCATAACCACCAAGCAAGACCTTCTTTAAACCATAGATATCACCTAATCTCCCACTTACTAATATGAATGAACCCATAGATAATGTAAATGAAGCCATTAGCCATGCTTGTCTGGATTTTTCTGCATTAAGTTCTTCAGctaaaatattcataataGATAATGCTTGTGTTAAACCAGCTTGGCTCATAAATTGACTAACCATACatgatattataaataaatattcatgtgttctatttttaaaatattttggagATAACACTTTATTTTCTGATTGAAGATTTTCTGAGTTTATATCAGAGTCATTTGAGACTGAAGAAATAGAGCCTATTACCTCATTCATACTCGTATTCGTCTGTGAATCCtgtgaataatttttttttaactgaAAATAGTCTTTCCTTTCTTTACTTTCTGGGGTAGCATCTATATCTAATGTTTCAGCAGTggataatgatattatacTTATCTGagtattttctttttgaagattctgattaatattttgttccGACATTTTAATTAGCTTTATATTACTGGATGGTCCTGCGAATAACTGTTACATAATTCTAAAAGTAGAATTActtcaataaatatttacaacTATTCAAAGGTTgcttttatatattagtattttactattttttttcaaaaaattctaaaaaaaatagctCAAAGATTCACAAACTACTGCCTAGCATATGCAAGATAAACGCGTCAACCACTACTTAATGAGAATTAGAGATTATATTTACGTGCTTATAATAGTGAGGGGCCTCTTTTATTAGCTTTTCAACCTTGAGATATAAGCGCAGTGCCTTGTACATTCTCTTTTCCAATACTAGTATTTCATCGGAGTGGGCGCATCAATTTTCCTATTATgaaataaagatgaaaagtTTTTGGGAAAAAAGAGATACAAATGACGAATATTACTAATGTTAGGCGAAGAGTTTTTCTTACAATACCATAGCAACCATTTTGGGTTCTTTAAGGCATTCACgggaaaaataatgatctACGAGAATAGTAAGcaagatattttgaattttaatGCACACATTAActtgaatgaaaaaaataaattagtgCTTGATTTCACTTGTTGCTTATATAGAACAGCAACTTCAGGGAATTTATTTGTGCTTGAAGGATTTACATTCTTATAATCAAATTGAGATATTATTAACGTTAATAGTTTTCAACTAACAATTTTACATATTTATTACAGGGTAACagtaaattattaattttacaCAATATTGGTAAAACAAATACTATAGTTTTGTTTATCTCAAAATTACTACAAATTATAATAGAGTGGTAAGAAGTTTAGATATGAGCATgttaatatatattgataAGCATTCCTTTAACTATCAAAATCCATACCTTAAGAAAGTATTGGTAGTTAAATAGGTTTATAAGTCTGTAATTCTCAAGCTAATAAAAATCGGGATTATAGACATCTGCAAATCTATTATCCAGATATCTCTATACTACGTTGAAGTCTTATTTTCAGAGTATGTGAATCCAATTAATACGTTTTAAATGCGTCCTGTTAAAGTGACAGTTTGTCATTGAGAATTATTCTATACTACCCTGCATCCCAAGTACATCTCCAGGTATCCCTGACTGGTACAAATATGCACTTTTCAACCTTTGAGCCACAAGTCCATAACCCTAGTTTGGTATACAGCATTACTGGCTCTTCAACAAAAGTTTGATAATTAATGAATGTGTATTTTTGATCTTTAGTTCAAGTATAGtataaatttttccttCATTCACCAAATAGCTTAGATTTTTAGAGTCTATTGCTGGACTATGATTATATCActttctattaagtggtaaaatactttttatcacgtgacttattgtttaaaatgtgtttttctgtttatatcgaaaaacactatttaagaaatatattcattttagttatagtatttactatatatttctaaataaagtaatcgtctttacatcttaaacactgtataacaatgtctaactctcttgaatcccagtagAATGTATTGATTGTAACTGCATTAATAGCTGCCTTAGATCAAGTACGACGTAACTGATCATGTTCTGAATTATTCTACTGTCGCACAAGGATTACTCTTAGCATTAAGTCCTTCTTAGAAAAGCAGACATCAGTATATTGTTCAGTCCGGAACCAccttttttcaaaagagCTACCAAAGTCTTGTAGTTTTAAGCGTTTGGTTACTATTTAGTGTGCCGctataatttattttctcatttatttttctcagaaaataacaaaacAGGCCTTGTTGGCGCAATCGGTAGCGCGTGTGACTCTTAATCACAAGGTTAGGGGTTCGATCCCCCTACAGGGCTTAACTTTTTGTTAGATTCTagtagtatttttttagatattGCCACGTATTGTTCTATGGCAGCAAGTCCGGAGTTCAACTATATTATACTTGGTATAAAGATTCTATTTATCTAACTGTGTATGTATGGTGATTaagatattaattatttttctctaGACTTAGAAACTCAACCCGCTCGTTGCTTTCTTCGTTCGTTGCTTTCTTCATTTGTTCTTCATGTAAGATTGTTCCTTTTTATATTCACATTCTCGAGTTCTTGTTCtatgtttgtttttgtGTCACGTGATTCATGTCTGAcctaaataaatatatacataattattaatcctTGAAATCACGTGATACATATTCTTAGAATATGTGacaagatattttttctcttgTATAATCACTAATTTTGatgataatttagaaaaatttaagatTAGAATTGGTACACTCTCTTTTAGAAGATTTTTGTATCAaagttatatttttcaatgttCAAGAAAATAGGAACAGCGCCATACAAATAGATACTCCGTCTTATGTTAAAAAGGTTGATCTATCATTAAGAAAGGAATTTATGATAATTAACATATTTTTCTACGCCCACTTAATTCAATTGTATTACAATTCCTCCTACTGCATACCGCGATGCATTAGTATGGGGGTTCCTGGTACATATGGCCCGATAAATGGAAGAGTTATCtgtaattatttaaaccaccgtaataatatataatattctcTTCAAATTGCCAATtgagaatatttattacatATTCTTTTATCTGTTCTACTCTTCTATATACGTGTTTACGTTATTAGTTGCCGTGAGTCTCATTTCGAGAACTGTTCGAGTTCATGCGTTATGAATATAACCGCGCCACatattagataataaaagCTGTTATGAAAATGCGACAAAGGTGTGAATATTCTctagaatttaaaaatatgaattgtATGCAAAAGAAGCTAGGATTCTAAGTGGGTTTTTATAAGAGTGCTCATATTATTACATGGTATCTGTTTATAAATACTTCTAAAAAACCGAATCTATTTATATGTCGAGGACTGTAGATTGTATAAAAGTATCAGTTAGTGCTTAGTGTTTAAAACCCAAcaaatattgtttttatcaaaatatttgtacAACATTTGAATCTTTTGTAGTGGTGTTATTTTTAGTCATACTTTAGAAAATTGTTctgttttaataaatagttCTACTTATAGCAACTTTTTACCCTTCTAAGCaggaataaaaattatataagaCTACATAaagtataaaaaatatatatcgAGTAAAGCACTGGAAGTTTATACATTTTAGTTTAGATAAGAGAGGTCAAATCATCTGTAGGTAAAAAAtctattatataattagCCTTGCAAATGATGTCTGACAATTATACTTATCTTATAGTAGTTTAATGATATACTCATTTTGGTGACAATGAATTTTCCAATTGGGGTTTTATTAGCAACATATATTCACGTTAAACTATATTTTACCCTAAACCAGTATATCTACTGTTGTATCTATAGAGACCATGAATATCTAGCAATTCCTATCTTCAACTaatgtatttatttacaatttgtataaaatttagcattttaatataatttgaaaaattagtttttttgaagttttcaattatttatttatttatttatttgtaaaaatcttaaaatatctatcaggtatttatttttcaccCCATCCCATTTTAATGGCTTCATCATAAGTTGGATAATCAATGTAACCTTTATCAGGCATAGCATAAAATCTTGGTCTATCATATAAGTTCAATGGCAACCCTTTTTCTAAACGATCAACTAAATCTGGgttagaaataaaatatctacCGTATCCTAATAAAGTGTTTGGTTGCTTTAAAAATTCCTTGGCAATTTCAGGGTGAATTGCCAAATTACCAGTTCTGATTACAACACCCTTCCAAATTGAGTAAACGTAATCAGTAGTACCACCATTATAAGCACCATCACCTTCATTATCCCATGGATTAGAAACACGAGGTTCGAAGATATGGACGAAAG from Henningerozyma blattae CBS 6284 chromosome 4, complete genome encodes the following:
- the TBLA0D03270 gene encoding MFS transporter (similar to Saccharomyces cerevisiae ATR1 (YML116W) and YMR279C; ancestral locus Anc_8.843): MFSMEENPSDNTINEINYTNNEDCKNPEQQSLKNIDSRSSLNSSLTQVLSTDTADNDESSSYQNPDYFKNKYQEFGFIFSGMIGQLLSQAGLTQTLSIMNVLAKELDSTSSRQAWLMSSFPLALGSFILVSGRLGDIYGLKKILLGGYIITTVWSIICGLSSYAHNDAFFITARAFQGLGLAFALPNMIGLIGTIYRPGCFRKNMIISIIGAMSPTGATLGGLFAGLTVKYDKSNWPWSFYAFGLISFVNLIISWYCIPNSIPTNIHGLKMDWLGSVLGVFGLIILNFVFNQAPIVGWQSAYIIVLLVLSFCALVIFVVYEVKYAKTPLIPKAISSNRGMLMILFSLFCGWGSFGIWTFYYFSFELNLRHYSPLWAGSSYFIFVISGSTVAIVCGLTIKKIKPSVLFCCSMMGFLGGNIIFAATPVNQTFFRNMLGCMFLLPLGMDFSFPASSIILSDSLPMQYQGMAGSLVNTVINYSTSICLGMAGTVEMKHNSHGKDLLNGYRAAIYFAIGLAGLAVCVSGGYMIECLWKDRVLSLEENKQTDIESS
- the TBLA0D03280 gene encoding MFS transporter, giving the protein MSEQNINQNLQKENTQISIISLSTAETLDIDATPESKERKDYFQLKKNYSQDSQTNTSMNEVIGSISSVSNDSDINSENLQSENKVLSPKYFKNRTHEYLFIISCMVSQFMSQAGLTQALSIMNILAEELNAEKSRQAWLMASFTLSMGSFILVSGRLGDIYGLKKVLLGGYAILTIWSLICGFSSYSHNDAFFITSRAFQGLGLAFVLPNSLGLIGVIYEPGSMKKNMIIGTLGAMSPIGATLGGLFAGIIGTKDPKQWPWSFYSFGIVSFCNMILSWYSIPNNIPTNIYNLSMDWIGAILGIFGLLILNFVFNQAPIVGWQSAYIIVLLVLSFCALVIFVVYEVKYAKTPLIPKAISSNRGMLMILFALFCGWGAFGTWTFYYFSFVLNVRGYTAAWAGGSYFIFIVSGCAIATLCGFMMKKVPPSVILYISMIGFMGGCVMLTVTPIHQSYFQNILGIMFVLPIGIDLSFPAASIILSDALPIQYQGMAGSLVYTITNYSTSICLGMAGSVEAYHNDNGQNILKGYRNAMIFADALAGLGIIVSGIYMVINLITIRENSKSTNKPKHLETYSTDAEC